Within Streptomyces roseirectus, the genomic segment CCCAGCGTCGTCAGCAGCCCGTGCTTGGACGGCACGGGCCGGCCGCCGGTGTTGAGCAGCAGGAAGCTGCCCGTGCCGTAGGTGTTCTTCGCCTCGCCCGGCGCGTAGCACGCCTGCCCGAACACGGCCGCGTGCTGGTCGCCGAGGGCCGAGGCGACCGGGACGCCCGCGAGCTGCCCGACGGCGGTGCCGTAGACCTCGGCCGAGGAGCGGATCTCCGGGAGCACCGCCTCGGGCACGCCCATCGCGGCCAGCACCTCGGGGTCCCACCGCAGGGTCTCCAGATTCATCAGCATGGTCCGTCCGGCGTTGGTGACGTCGGTGACGTGCCGGCCGCCGTCGACGCCGCCGGTGAGGTTCCAGATCAGCCAGGAGTCGATCGTCCCGAAGGCGATCTCGCCGCGTTCCGCGCGGTCGCGCAGCCCGGGGACGTGCTCCAGGAGCCAGGCGACCTTGGGGCCCGAGAAGTAGCTCGCGAGCGGCAACCCGGTCCGGTCACGGAAACGATCCTGCCCGTCCGCGCCGCCGAGTTCAGCGCACAGCTCCGCGGTGCGGGTGTCCTGCCAGACGATCGCGTTGTGCACGGGTTTGCCCGTACCTCGGTCCCACAGGACCGTCGTCTCGCGCTGATTGGTGATCCCCAGTGCCACGATCCGGTCGTTTCCGATCCCCGCCTTGGCGAGCGCCCCGGCGACCACCGCCTGCGTCCGCGCCCAGATCTCGGTCGCGTCGTGCTCCACCCAGCCGGGCTTCGGGAAGATCTGCCGGTGCTCGCGCTGGTCGACGGCGACGATCTTGCCGCCGTGGTCGAAGACGATGCAGCGGCTGGAGGTGGTGCCCTGGTCGATCGCGGCGACGTACCGGTCGGCGGTGTCCGTCATGGCTGCCCCCTCGGGCTCGGGATCTCGGGCTCTCAGGACCTCGGTCTCAGGCCGGCGCACCGTCCGGCGGGCGGACGGCACGCGCGTGTGCCGACGGTCTCGCCGGCGAAGGTGTCTCCGTTGCTCATGGCCTCTCCCGGGCCCGGCCGGGACGAAACGGTCCCGGTGCTCCGTGCGTGGCTTCGCCGCGGCAGGGGTCCCGCTCCCTGCCGGACGTCCGTGACGACCGTGCCGTCGTCGCCGCATCGCACAGGTGGGGGAGTGCACAGGGTGCCCACGCGGCGGCATGCCTGAATACGCCGAGAATGTACGGCGTTGTCGGCCGACACCGGGAAGTTTTCACCGCGTCCCAGAGGGCGTCAAGAAGGCCGGCAGCACGGGATCCGCCGGGGCGGGGTTCGCCAACGGGGCGGACGGGGGCCCGGGTTCGGGGTGTGGGGCGCGCAGGAGTGCGGCGCGACGGCCGCCCCCGCACCTCAGAGCGCCGAGGCCGGACGAAGGCAGCGGGGCCCCCGGCGCCGGCCCGTGCCGTCACGCCGATCGCCTCACACCCCCCGGCGCCTTCCTCACCGCACCACGACCACCGCCGACCCGTGCCCGAACAGCCCCTGGTTCGCGGCGATCCCCACGCGCGCACCCGCCACCTGCCGCTCACCGGCCTCCCCCCTCAACTGCCGGGTCAGCTCGCACACCTGGGCGATCGCCTGGGCCGGCACCGCCTCGCCGAAGGACGCCAGCCCGCCGCTGACGTTGACCGGCGTACGGCCGCCGAGTGCCGTCGCCCCCTCCCGCAGCAGCTTGGCGCCCTCGCCCGCGCCGCACAGCCCGAGGTCCTCGTACCACTGGAGCTCCAGGGCCGTGGACAGGTCGTACACCTCGGCCAGCGACAGGTCCTCGGGCCCGATCCCGGCCTCCTCGTAGGCGGCCCGCACGATGGCCGTCCGCAGAGGCTCCCCGGACGGCTCGACGCCCGCTGCGGAGTCGGTGGCGATGTCCGGGAGGTCGAGCACCTGGGTGGGATAACGGGGCGTCAACGTCGACACCGCGCGGATGCGCACCGGGCGGCTCTCCGCGTGCGCGCGCGTGAAGTCCGCTCCGGCCAGCACCAGGGCCGCCCCGCCGTCCGAGGTCGCGCAGATGTCCAGCAGGCGCAGCGGGTCGGCGACCACGGGGGAGGCCGCGACCTCCTCGGGCGTCACGCGTGCGCGGTAGCGGGCGTGGGGATTCAGCGCCCCCAGGGCCGCGTTCTTCACCTTGACGGCGGCGAAATCCTCCAGGGTGTCGCCGTACAGCGCCATACGCCGGCGCGCGTACAGCCCGAAGTACACCGGGTTCGTCGCCCCCAGGAGACGGAAGCGCAGCCAGTCCGGGTCGTCCGGGCGCTCGCCTCCCGCCGGGCGGAAGAACCCCTTGGGCGCGGCGTCGGCGCCCACGACCAGCACCACCCGGGAGAGCCCCGCGAGGATCCTCGCCCGCGCCACGTCGATCGCCTGCGCCCCGGACGCGCACGCCGCGTACACGCTCGTCACGCGCGCGCCCTGCCAGCCCAGCGCCCGCGCGAACGTCGCCCCCGCCACGTACCCCGGGTAGCCGCCCCGCACGGTGTCCGCGCCGACCACCGCGTCCACGTCCCGCCAGTCGAGGCCCGCGTCGTCGAGCGCCGCCCGCGCGGCCGTCACGCCGTACTCGGTGAAGCCGCGCCCCCACTTGCCCCAGGGGTGCATGCCCGCGCCGAGCACCGCCACCTCCGTCGTCACGCGCTCACCTCCACCGGCCGCCAGTTCCACGTCGTCCACACCGTCCCCGCGTCCCCGGGGTCCTCGCCCAGCACTCCCGGCACCGCCTCCACCTCCATCCCCACCGCCAGCTCACCGACCCCCACACCGGGCGCCGCCTGCCCCAGCACCACCATCCGCTCCGCCTCCAGCTCTACCGCGACCAACGCGTACGGCTCCCACGGAAGTTCCCGGTCGCTCACGTAGGGTGACGGCGGCCGGTAGCGGCAGTCGGTGTACGACCACACGCGCCCGCGCCGTGACAGCGCCACCTCGGCCAGCTCGCCGCCCTCGCAGCCGGGGTTGCGGCAGTGGACGTCCTCCCGGGGGAAGAACACCGACGCGCACGCCGCGCAGCGCGTCCCGAGCAGTCTGAAGTCGTCCCCGTCCCCGGTGAACCAGCCGTCCACCACGGGCCTGCGCACGCGTGCCACGCGACCTCCCCGCGCCGAGATCTGACGGAACGTCAGGAGTCTGTCACGGCCGTCCGCAAATGGGCAGGGCCCGGCCGGGGAAGTGTGCACCGCATGAAACGACCGCTCCGCGGCGCCCTCACCGCACTCGCCGCCCTGCTCGCCGTGACCCTCGCGCCCGCGCCCGCCACGGCCAGCGCCGAACCGAAGGCCCCCGCCGGCTTCGTCGCCCTGCGCGCGGTGGACCCCACGATCCTCCAGGACATGCGCTACACCACCCCGCACAACTTCGTCGGCCAGCCCGTCGACGGCTACCGCGAACCCCTGTGCATCCTCACCCGCCCCGCCGCCGAAGCCCTCCACCGCGCGCAGGCGAAGCTCCTGCGCAAGGGCTACACCCTCAAGGTCTACGACTGCTACCGCCCCCAGCGCGCGGTGGACCACTTCGTGCGCTGGGCCGAGGACCTGGACGACCAGGCGATGAAGGGCGAGTTCTACCCGGACGTCGACAAGACCCGCCTCTTCGCGGACGGCTACATCGCCGCGAAATCGGGCCACAGCCGCGGCTCCACCCTGGACGTCACCCTCGTCCGCCTCCCCGCCCTCCCGACCCGCCCCTACGTCCCCGGCGAACCCCTGGTGCCCTGCCACGCGCCCCGCCGGGAGCGCTTTCCCGACAACTCCGTCGACATGGGGACCGGATTCGACTGTTTCGACACGCTCTCGCACACCCTCGACCCACGCGTGCGTGGCGCCCAGCGCGCCAACCGGCTGCTCCTGAAGAACACCCTGGAGAGCCAGGGTTTCGTGAACCTCGCCGAGGAATGGTGGCACTACACCTTCAAGCCGGAGCCCTACCCGGACACCTACTTCGACTTCCCGGTGGCCACCGGATCGCTCACCAGGGGGGATTGAAACCGGTCGGTGAGACGCCCTCCCTCCGATCGGATACAGTCCGCCGCGTGTCACAAACTCAGCACACCACTTCGAACTCCGCACGGGACAGCCACTGTTCGAGCTGCGGAGCCCCCTACGGGGAGGGCGTCACCGGCTGGCCCCGCATCTGCCCGGCCTGCTCCACCGTGCACTACCGCAACCCCCTGCCGGTCGGCGTCGCCCTCCAGCCCGTGTACGACACGAAGGGCACCGCCCTGATCGTCATCCGCCGGACCGTCGAACCCGCGCGCGGGGGCATCGCCCTGCCCGGCGGCTACATCGACGACCAGGAGGACTGGAAGCACGCCGTCGTGCGCGAACTCAAGGAGGAGACGGGCATCGAGGCCGCGAGCCGCGACGTCCGCCTCGCCGACGCCATGAGCGCCCCGGACGGCCACCTGCTGCTGTTCGGCCTGCTCCCGGAGCGCCCCGCCGACCGCCTGCCGACGCCCGCCGCCACGGACGAGACGGACGGCTGGCAGCTCCTGCGGCGCCCCGAGGAGCTGGCCTTCCCGCTGCACACGCTCGCCGTACGCGCGTTCTTCGAGGGCCGCTACATCTGAGCCGGCGGCTCGCCCAGTCTCCGCAGCCGCACCGGGTGGGACGGTGCGAGCCCGCCGTCCTCACCCTCCCGCTCGACGACGACCCGCGCCCCCTCCCAGCGGGTGACGTACCGCTCGATCTCCGACTCGTCCCAGCCGTCGCCCGCGTCCCGCACCACCAGGCCGCCGCCCGTCCGCCCCCGGGCGGGCGCCCACACCTCCAGTTCGAGCCCGCCGTCCGCGCCCCGCACCGGAATCACCGCACCCGCGCGCGCGAGGACCGGGATCCGCCCCGCCGGAGCCTCCAGCACCACCTGCCCCGGCCCCTCGTACGCGCGCCCCGTCGCCGTGTCGTACCAGCGCCCCTTCGGCAACTGCACCGCACGCCGCTCCACGGCCGCCTCCAGCACCGGAGCGACCAACAGGCAGTCGCCCAGCAGGAACGCGTCCTCGCAGTCCCTCAGCGCGCGATCCTCCGGCGCCCCCCACCACAGCGGCCGCACATAGGGCGCCCCGGTCCGCCGCGCCAACTGGGCCAGCGTCACGAAGTACGGCGCCAGCCGCCGCCGCTCCAGCAACGCCGTACGCGCGTGCGCCAGCACCTCGGGCCCGAACTCCCACGGCTCCCTGCGTCCCGCCCGGATCGCCGCGTGCGTACGGAACAGCGGCAGATACGCGCCGAGCTGGAACCAGCGCAGGTACAGCTCGGGCGACGGGCTCCCGTCGAACCCGCCGACATCGGGCCCCGAGTACGGGATCCCGCACAGCCCGAGACCCAGCACCAGCGCCAGCGACGCCCGCAGCCCCGGCCAGCTCGTGCCGACGTCCCCCGACCACGTCCCGCCGTAGCGCTGCAGGCCCGCCCAGCCGGACCGGGAGAAGACGAACGGCCGCTCCTCGGGCACCAGCGCCCGCAGCCCCTCGTAGCCCGCCCTGGCCATGCACAGCGCGTACACGTTGTGCGCCTCGCGATGGTCGCCGCCGCGCCCCTCCAGGGCGTGCCGCGCCGAACGGGGCAGCGTCGTGTCCCCGAACGCCGCGAACGACGTCGGCTCGTTCATGTCGTGCCAGAAACCCGAGAACCCCTGCGCCAGCCGCTCCGCGTACAGCCCACCCCACCACTCACGCACACGCGCGTGCGTGAAGTCCGGGAACACCGACTCCCCGGGCCACACCACACCCCGCACGACCCGCCCGGAGGCGTCCCGCACGAACGCGTCCAGAGCCGTGCCCGCGTCGTACACCTCGTTCCCGGGCGCCGCGCGCACCGCGGGGTCGACGATCGACACCAGCCGCACACCGTCGCGGCGCAGCTCCTGCGCGAACTGCGCCAGCTTCGGGAACCGGTCCTGGTCGACCGTGAACACCTGATGACCGTCGTAGTGGTCGATGTCCAGGTGGACGGCGTCCAGCGGCAGACCGTGCTCCCGGTAGCCCGCGACGATCCGGCGCACCTCCTGCTCGCTGCCGAAGCCCCAGCGCGCGTGGTGATAACCGAGCGCCCAGGACGGCGGCAGCGCGGGCGCCCCGGTCAGCGACGCCCAGCC encodes:
- the glpK gene encoding glycerol kinase GlpK — encoded protein: MTDTADRYVAAIDQGTTSSRCIVFDHGGKIVAVDQREHRQIFPKPGWVEHDATEIWARTQAVVAGALAKAGIGNDRIVALGITNQRETTVLWDRGTGKPVHNAIVWQDTRTAELCAELGGADGQDRFRDRTGLPLASYFSGPKVAWLLEHVPGLRDRAERGEIAFGTIDSWLIWNLTGGVDGGRHVTDVTNAGRTMLMNLETLRWDPEVLAAMGVPEAVLPEIRSSAEVYGTAVGQLAGVPVASALGDQHAAVFGQACYAPGEAKNTYGTGSFLLLNTGGRPVPSKHGLLTTLGYRIGGEAPVYCLEGSIAITGALVQWFRDQLGIIRSADEIEPLAASVEDNGGAYVVPAFSGLFAPYWRADARGVVTGLTRYVTKAHLARAVLEATSWQTREVVDAMHQDSGVPITSLKVDGGMTRNGLLMQHQADVLDVPVIRPRVAETTCLGAAYAAGIATGFWNDLDELRAHWREDARWTPSMDAAVREREYGNWRRAVDRSLGWLQE
- a CDS encoding lipid-transfer protein, with translation MTTEVAVLGAGMHPWGKWGRGFTEYGVTAARAALDDAGLDWRDVDAVVGADTVRGGYPGYVAGATFARALGWQGARVTSVYAACASGAQAIDVARARILAGLSRVVLVVGADAAPKGFFRPAGGERPDDPDWLRFRLLGATNPVYFGLYARRRMALYGDTLEDFAAVKVKNAALGALNPHARYRARVTPEEVAASPVVADPLRLLDICATSDGGAALVLAGADFTRAHAESRPVRIRAVSTLTPRYPTQVLDLPDIATDSAAGVEPSGEPLRTAIVRAAYEEAGIGPEDLSLAEVYDLSTALELQWYEDLGLCGAGEGAKLLREGATALGGRTPVNVSGGLASFGEAVPAQAIAQVCELTRQLRGEAGERQVAGARVGIAANQGLFGHGSAVVVVR
- a CDS encoding Zn-ribbon domain-containing OB-fold protein; amino-acid sequence: MVDGWFTGDGDDFRLLGTRCAACASVFFPREDVHCRNPGCEGGELAEVALSRRGRVWSYTDCRYRPPSPYVSDRELPWEPYALVAVELEAERMVVLGQAAPGVGVGELAVGMEVEAVPGVLGEDPGDAGTVWTTWNWRPVEVSA
- a CDS encoding M15 family metallopeptidase, translating into MKRPLRGALTALAALLAVTLAPAPATASAEPKAPAGFVALRAVDPTILQDMRYTTPHNFVGQPVDGYREPLCILTRPAAEALHRAQAKLLRKGYTLKVYDCYRPQRAVDHFVRWAEDLDDQAMKGEFYPDVDKTRLFADGYIAAKSGHSRGSTLDVTLVRLPALPTRPYVPGEPLVPCHAPRRERFPDNSVDMGTGFDCFDTLSHTLDPRVRGAQRANRLLLKNTLESQGFVNLAEEWWHYTFKPEPYPDTYFDFPVATGSLTRGD
- a CDS encoding NUDIX domain-containing protein gives rise to the protein MSQTQHTTSNSARDSHCSSCGAPYGEGVTGWPRICPACSTVHYRNPLPVGVALQPVYDTKGTALIVIRRTVEPARGGIALPGGYIDDQEDWKHAVVRELKEETGIEAASRDVRLADAMSAPDGHLLLFGLLPERPADRLPTPAATDETDGWQLLRRPEELAFPLHTLAVRAFFEGRYI
- a CDS encoding glycoside hydrolase family 31 protein — translated: MNGRDLVRSMKVVGSVGAAQRLRTVRAAWRHRRADASGLPSRGAERARVPGAVREAEPGPGGGLVRFERSELRILVAVNGAVFWGWDGAEPEPSYALAGSPEPDPRVVLEPDKDGGWRVVAERVTVSVSRHGAIEVCTPGGVVLRRDLPPRWWEPVDGGPARWMQRSEVAADARFFGLGGRADGPRLRAGTYRLWNTDPGGSFGPGDDPLYLTMPVQVVVADAGTHLVFHDTSWDGTVTLREGEEGAGSGHDRGGACEVRVEGGPLRCWVVVGTPARVLLGWASLTGAPALPPSWALGYHHARWGFGSEQEVRRIVAGYREHGLPLDAVHLDIDHYDGHQVFTVDQDRFPKLAQFAQELRRDGVRLVSIVDPAVRAAPGNEVYDAGTALDAFVRDASGRVVRGVVWPGESVFPDFTHARVREWWGGLYAERLAQGFSGFWHDMNEPTSFAAFGDTTLPRSARHALEGRGGDHREAHNVYALCMARAGYEGLRALVPEERPFVFSRSGWAGLQRYGGTWSGDVGTSWPGLRASLALVLGLGLCGIPYSGPDVGGFDGSPSPELYLRWFQLGAYLPLFRTHAAIRAGRREPWEFGPEVLAHARTALLERRRLAPYFVTLAQLARRTGAPYVRPLWWGAPEDRALRDCEDAFLLGDCLLVAPVLEAAVERRAVQLPKGRWYDTATGRAYEGPGQVVLEAPAGRIPVLARAGAVIPVRGADGGLELEVWAPARGRTGGGLVVRDAGDGWDESEIERYVTRWEGARVVVEREGEDGGLAPSHPVRLRRLGEPPAQM